A part of Clarias gariepinus isolate MV-2021 ecotype Netherlands chromosome 14, CGAR_prim_01v2, whole genome shotgun sequence genomic DNA contains:
- the calm2b gene encoding calmodulin 2b, (phosphorylase kinase, delta) encodes MADQLTEEQIAEFKEAFSLFDKDGDGTITTKELGTVMRSLGQNPTEAELQDMINEVDADGNGTIDFPEFLTMMARKMKDTDSEEEIREAFRVFDKDGNGYISAAELRHVMTNLGEKLTDEEVDEMIREADIDGDGQVNYEEFVQMMTAK; translated from the exons ATG gcTGATCAACTGACAGAAGAGCAGATTGCTG AATTCAAAGAGGCCTTCTCACTATTTGACAAAGATGGGGATGGCACCATTACCACTAAAGAGCTTGGGACAGTGATGCGATCTCTTGGGCAGAACCCAACAGAAGCTGAACTTCAGGATATGATAAATGAAGTGGATGCAGATG GTAATGGAACAATAGACTTTCCAGAGTTTTTGACCATGATGGCAAGGAAGATGAAAGATACAGACAGTGAGGAGGAAATCAGGGAAGCTTTCAGAGTATTTGACAAG GACGGAAATGGATACATCAGTGCTGCTGAGCTGCGTCATGTCATGACAAACTTGGGGGAGAAGTTAACAGACGAGGAAGTCGATGAAATGATCAGAGAAGCAGATATTGATGGTGATGGCCAGGTCAATTACGAAG aATTTGTACAAATGATGACAGCGAAGTGA